In Vanrija pseudolonga chromosome 4, complete sequence, a single window of DNA contains:
- the ARO4 gene encoding Phospho-2-dehydro-3-deoxyheptonate aldolase, tyrosine-inhibited: MPVSTQSPDRNRPLDDDKVTGYDPLIPPALLRHEIPVPATAAKTISAARRTASSIVRGTDPLDRLLVIVGPCSIHDVDQAKEYATRLRKGVQDGLWPGLEVVMRVYFEKPRTTVGWKGLINDPDIDNTFQINKGLKVARQLLCDINAMGLPVGCELLDTISPQFIADLITWGAIGARTTESQLHRELASGVSFPVGFKNGTDGGLTVALDAMESAAHPHNFMGINSQGMASIVKTSGNRDCHVILRGGKDGPNYKEQYVQAAVQAMKKKNPDSHPTVMVDFSHGNSSKNHRNQPLVGDDVAAQIAAGELSITGVMFESNLKEGNQKSDKGRENLEYGVSITDACVDWDTTVTMLEVLNKASLARREVLQKRASRQGSPVPAVQRLKEEAA; the protein is encoded by the exons atgcCAGTCTCCACACAGTCCCCCGACCGCAACCGCCCccttgacgacgacaaggtcaCGGGT TACGACCCGCTGATCCCCCCCGCGCTCCTGCGCCACGAGATCCCCGTCCCCGCAACGGCGGCCAAGACcatctcggccgcgcgccgcaccgcgtcgtcgattGTGCGCGGAACCGACCCCCTCGACCGCCTGCTCGTCATTGTCGGCCCCTGCTCCAtccacgacgtcgaccagGCAAAGGAGTACGCCACCCGCTTGAGGAAGGGCGTGCAGGACGGCCTCTGGCCCGGTCTTGAGGTCGTCATGCGTGTCTACTT CGAGAAGCCCCGCACCACCGTCGGCTGGAAGGGCCTCATCAACGACCCCGACATCGACAACACCTTCCAGATCAACAAGGGTCTCAAGGTCGCCCGTCAGCTCCTCTGCGACATCAACGCCATGGGCCTCCCCGTCggctgcgagctgctcgacaccATCTCCCCCCAGTTCATCGCCGACCTCATCACCTGGGGTGCCATCGGTGCCCGTACCACCGAGTCGCAGCTCCACCGTGAGCTTGCCTCTGGTGTCTCGTTCCCCGTCGGCTTCAAGAACGGCACCGACGGTGGCCTcaccgtcgccctcgacgccatggagtcggccgcccacccccacaacTTCATGGGCATCAACTCGCAGGGCATGGCCTCGATCGTCAAGACGTCCGGCAACCGCGACTGCCACGTTATCctccgcggcggcaaggacggaCCCAACTACAAGGAGCAGTACGTCCAGGCCGCCGTCCAGGCcatgaagaagaagaaccCCGACAGCCACCCCACTGTCATGGTCGACTTCTCGCACGGCAACTCGTCAAAGAACCACCGCAACCAGCCTttggtcggcgacgacgttgcTGCCCAGATTGCCGCTGGCGAGCTTTCCATCACTGGTGTCATGTTCGAGTCCAacctcaaggagggcaacCAGAAGTCGGACAAGGGACGGGAGAACCTCGAGTACGGTGTCTCGATCACCGATG CCTGCGTTGACTGGGACACCACTGTCACAATGCTCGAAGTGCTCAACAaggcctcgctcgccaggAGAGAGGTCCTCCAGAAGCGCGCTTCGCGCCAGGGCTCGCCTGTGCCCGCCGTTCAGcgcctcaaggaggaggctgctTAA
- the FTB gene encoding Protein farnesyltransferase subunit beta, translating into MATATYHPSVFSFPPGGAFPSDGVYTPTLEDQRDTEEVIADLLREISPAKVASEPATHDGTTALRKNETAQFMGQHLFQCPPSYTALDASKPWLMFWILHSLDLLGIALDDATKKRAVTTLLSFKLPSGGFAGGAANTQIAHLLPTYAAVIALAISGNATEGFGWEQLAASRQNIYDFFMRMKRPEGGFSVCDGGETDVRGTYCLLVVATVLDILTPELLHNIDKHLVGCQTYEGGFASDMWTFGGATNGPSASFAEAHGGYTSCALLAHFLLTSIQPPSEPLPSLAPGFPAAIDVDSAVRWSALMQGNSYELGGFRGRSNKLVDGCYSWWVGGGFPVLEELVRKGNESKSEGESDAKVTVLDGDDGDWVDVAGSQGLFNRVALQEYVLLAGQNEAGKGGGLRDKPGKRPDLYHTANDLSGLSIAQHHVKHSPVLVEKNRGLFDASKGFPPVKPTKPEGGWKSEAERQRARREVFANALGWTEEKGELIVVGGDASRVNTTTPVFNALGLRMRLFINYFYQQQA; encoded by the exons ATGGCAACAGCAACCTACCACCCCTCCGTCTTCTCGTTCCCCCCGGGGGGCGCGTTCCCCTCGGACGGGGTATACACCCCCACGCTAGAGGACCAGCGGGACACGGAGGAGGTCATTGCCGACCTCTTGCGCGAGATCTCGCCCGCAAAggtcgcgagcgagccggctACGCATgacggcacgacggcgctgcgTAAGAACGAGACGGCCCAGTTCATGGGGCAGCACCTCTTCCAGTGCCCTCCGTCGTACACGGCGCTGGACGCGAGCAAGCCGTGGCTCATGTTCTGGATCCTGCACTCGCTGGACCTGCTTGGCATTGCGCTGGACGACGCCACGAAGAAGAG AGCCGTCACGACGCTCCTCTCGTTCAAGCTTCCAAGCGGCGGCTttgcaggcggcgcagccaACACCCAGAtcgcccacctcctcccgACGTACGCGGCTGTTATTGCTCTCGCAATCTCTGGAAACGCGACCGAGGGTTTCGGCTGGGAACAGCTCGCGGCGTCCAGGCAGAACATTTACGACTTCTTCATGAGGATGAAGCGGCCCGAAGGAGGCTTTTCCGTGTGTGACGGCGGTGAAACGGACGTCCG TGGCACGTactgcctcctcgtcgtcgccacggTTCTGGACATCCTCACCCCCGAGCTCCTGCACAACATTGACAAGCACCTCGTCGGGTGCCAGACCTATGAGGGTGGCTTTGCGTCTGACATGTGGACGTTTGGAGGGGCCACTAAtggcccgtcggcgtcgtttgCCGAGGCGCACGGCGGATACACCTCCTGTGCGCTCCTCGCACACTTCCTCCTCACCTCTATCCAGCCGCCCTCTGAGCCTCTGCCGTCGCTTGCGCCGGGCTTCCCCGCAGCGATCGACGTCGACTCTGCTGTGCGTTGGTCCGCGCTTATGCAGGGCAACTCCTacgagctcggcgggttCCGTGGCCGCAGCAACAAGCTCGTGGACGGATGCTACtcgtggtgggtgggtggcgggtTCCctgtgctcgaggagctcgttcGCAAGGGCAACGAGAGCAAGAGCGAGGGGGAAAGCGACGCCAAGGTCACCGTTCTGGACGGTGACGACGGGGACTGGGTCGATGTGGCCGGCTCTCAGGGGCTGTTCAACCGCGTGGCACTGCAAGAGTATGTCCTGCTCGCGGGACAGAATGAAGCTGGCAAGGGCGGTGGACTCCGCGACAAGCCAGGCAAGCGGCCCGACCTGTACCACACGGCCAACGATCTGTCCGGGCTGTCGATCGCCCAGCACCACGTCAAGCACTCGCCCGTGCTGGTGGAGAAGAACCGCGGCCTGTTTGACGCGTCCAAGGGCTTCCCGCCCGTCAAGCCGACCAAGCCTGAAGGCGGGTGGaagagcgaggccgagcggcagcgcgcgaggcgagaAGTGTTTGCCAACGCGCTGGGCTGGaccgaggagaagggcgagtTGATTGTGGTTGGTGGGGACGCGTCGCGTGTG AACACGACCACGCCAGTGTTCAACGCCCTGGGTCTCCGCATGCGCCTGTTTATCAACTACTTttaccagcagcaggcgtAA